In a single window of the Coriobacteriia bacterium genome:
- a CDS encoding arsenate reductase ArsC, producing MDRTRVLFLCTGNTARSQMAEAILRDRAGERFEAHSAGLEPSDVRPEAIAVLEEIGISADGLRSKGVEEYLGRMHINYLITVCSHAEEHCPRIWPTGGERIFWPVDDPAVVDGSEDERLTAFRQVRDHLIWLIDEWIAQP from the coding sequence ATGGACCGCACGCGCGTTCTGTTCCTGTGCACCGGAAACACCGCGCGCAGCCAGATGGCCGAGGCCATTCTTCGAGACCGTGCCGGTGAGCGATTCGAGGCTCACAGCGCAGGTCTTGAGCCCAGCGACGTCCGCCCCGAGGCGATCGCGGTTCTTGAGGAGATCGGCATCTCGGCGGATGGCCTGCGCAGCAAAGGGGTAGAGGAGTACCTCGGTCGCATGCACATCAACTACCTCATCACCGTGTGTTCACACGCCGAGGAGCACTGCCCACGCATCTGGCCCACCGGCGGCGAGCGCATCTTCTGGCCCGTTGATGATCCTGCGGTCGTCGACGGTTCGGAAGACGAGCGACTCACGGCGTTCCGGCAAGTGCGGGATCACCTCATCTGGCTCATCGATGAGTGGATCGCACAACCGTAA
- a CDS encoding DUF4386 domain-containing protein, with protein MTSSRRAAITAGVLFLVGTAAGVLSIVGAADGPNYLREVAANGTQVIAGALFQLVTAGAYVGVAIALHPVLRRYGPTAATGFLGFRIAAGVLNMLGALILLLLLDLSNRFVGAGAPVASYFETVGALLRIGRDGMNHVAMMLALIAGDAMYYWVLYRARLVPRWLSGWGFVGLAFTMVASLLVVGRLVEVVSPAYAALMAVLGLQQMALAIWLIVRGLDTDSQAEGISS; from the coding sequence GTGACCTCGTCGAGAAGAGCCGCGATCACCGCCGGTGTCCTGTTCCTTGTGGGCACAGCAGCCGGCGTGCTGAGCATCGTCGGCGCCGCGGACGGTCCGAACTACCTGCGCGAGGTCGCGGCGAACGGGACCCAAGTGATCGCTGGAGCGCTGTTCCAGCTTGTCACGGCTGGTGCGTACGTGGGCGTGGCCATCGCCCTGCACCCGGTCCTCAGGCGGTACGGTCCGACAGCGGCCACCGGGTTCCTCGGCTTCAGGATCGCGGCCGGGGTCCTCAACATGCTCGGGGCGCTCATCTTGCTGCTACTGCTCGATCTGAGCAACCGGTTTGTCGGCGCGGGCGCTCCGGTCGCATCGTACTTCGAGACCGTAGGGGCCCTGTTGCGGATCGGCCGTGACGGGATGAACCACGTCGCGATGATGCTGGCCCTGATCGCCGGCGACGCCATGTACTACTGGGTCCTCTACCGGGCCAGGCTGGTCCCCAGGTGGCTCTCGGGCTGGGGCTTCGTCGGGCTCGCCTTCACCATGGTCGCGAGCCTCCTGGTGGTGGGCCGTCTCGTCGAGGTCGTGAGTCCAGCGTATGCAGCCTTGATGGCGGTGCTGGGCCTGCAGCAGATGGCTCTGGCGATATGGCTCATCGTGCGAGGACTCGATACAGACAGTCAGGCTGAAGGGATCAGCTCATGA
- a CDS encoding GyrI-like domain-containing protein, whose amino-acid sequence MEKVDLKRELKHLYLPSSKQVVAVDVPAMSFLMLDGRGDPNTSQPYTDAVETLFVLSYAIKFAVKKGPLAIDYGVMPLEGLWWADDMSDFTTGDRSGWLWTMMIMQPDFVTREMVDEVVAAVRKKRDPVALPGVRLETFTEGAAAQIMHIGPFSDEGPVIERVHDFIEQSGRERAGKHHEIYLSDIRKADPANWKTVIRQPMR is encoded by the coding sequence GTGGAGAAGGTCGATCTCAAGCGGGAGTTGAAGCACCTCTACCTGCCGTCTTCGAAGCAGGTCGTGGCCGTCGATGTCCCTGCCATGAGCTTCCTGATGCTCGACGGGCGGGGCGATCCGAACACATCGCAACCCTATACTGATGCGGTGGAGACGCTCTTCGTGCTGTCGTACGCCATCAAGTTCGCTGTCAAGAAGGGCCCACTTGCCATCGACTACGGCGTGATGCCGCTGGAGGGGCTCTGGTGGGCGGACGACATGTCGGACTTCACCACTGGCGACCGCTCGGGGTGGCTGTGGACCATGATGATCATGCAGCCGGACTTCGTCACCCGCGAGATGGTCGATGAGGTCGTTGCCGCGGTTCGGAAGAAGCGGGATCCGGTGGCGCTTCCCGGGGTTCGACTGGAGACCTTCACCGAGGGCGCGGCCGCTCAGATCATGCACATCGGGCCGTTCTCGGATGAGGGCCCGGTCATCGAGCGTGTCCATGACTTCATCGAGCAGTCGGGGCGTGAGCGTGCGGGCAAGCACCACGAGATCTACCTCTCGGACATCCGCAAGGCAGATCCCGCGAACTGGAAGACGGTCATCCGTCAGCCCATGAGGTGA
- a CDS encoding permease has translation MQEFIDAVESTYTYIGSVLSVIYGATLIVWFLRKRSAAVEQWWQAMRPRLGLPMSDRAKKIIVWVVSIFSVALYIYCTVCTKVDTEVKGEHAPVFWDILVSFSIKVLPFFVFGCVLSAIIARLLHKRAKLMPTSMFGAGIFASIMPICSCAAVPFSYSLLATKRVPLRAVVCFMVIVPVLNPFVISFGYGVLGWEYTMWRIVSVWLLAYIAGYVVERFAGEVDQAAPEAGVLSCKGCSGGMSLDGSRPIWESAFRLLSYLTPYILIGTILGTVITVYLPPRIVGDYLSSSFLGLVLASGIGLPLFLCSGEDVLMLEPLMKMGLPMGHAIALTLAGNGICISSIALLFPLFGRRATWIITGLFFFGSIAIGLAINAISPLLS, from the coding sequence ATGCAGGAGTTCATCGACGCGGTTGAGAGCACATATACGTACATCGGTAGTGTGCTGTCGGTCATCTACGGCGCGACGCTGATCGTCTGGTTCCTGCGGAAGCGCAGTGCAGCGGTCGAGCAGTGGTGGCAGGCGATGCGCCCGCGGCTGGGGCTCCCGATGTCGGACCGAGCGAAGAAGATCATCGTGTGGGTCGTGTCGATCTTCTCGGTGGCGCTCTACATCTACTGCACGGTCTGCACGAAGGTCGACACCGAGGTCAAGGGCGAGCACGCGCCGGTGTTCTGGGACATCCTCGTGTCGTTCAGCATCAAGGTGCTCCCCTTCTTCGTGTTCGGCTGCGTGTTGTCCGCGATCATCGCGAGGCTGCTCCACAAGCGCGCGAAGCTGATGCCCACCAGCATGTTCGGTGCGGGCATCTTCGCCTCGATCATGCCGATCTGCAGCTGCGCGGCGGTCCCCTTCTCGTACAGCCTGCTTGCCACCAAACGGGTCCCGCTGCGAGCGGTGGTCTGCTTCATGGTCATCGTGCCGGTACTGAACCCGTTCGTGATCTCGTTCGGCTACGGCGTGCTCGGCTGGGAGTACACGATGTGGCGCATCGTTTCCGTTTGGCTGCTCGCCTACATCGCCGGATACGTGGTCGAGCGGTTCGCCGGCGAGGTCGACCAGGCGGCTCCGGAGGCCGGCGTTCTGTCGTGCAAGGGATGTAGCGGCGGCATGAGCCTCGACGGCTCGAGACCCATCTGGGAGTCGGCGTTCAGGCTGCTGAGCTACCTCACGCCGTACATCCTGATCGGCACGATTCTGGGCACGGTGATCACGGTGTACCTACCGCCGCGGATCGTTGGCGACTACCTGTCGAGCAGCTTCCTCGGACTTGTGCTGGCCTCCGGCATCGGGCTGCCGCTGTTCCTTTGCTCGGGTGAAGACGTGCTGATGCTCGAGCCGCTCATGAAGATGGGCCTGCCGATGGGGCATGCGATCGCGCTGACGCTCGCAGGCAATGGGATCTGCATCTCATCGATCGCGCTGCTCTTCCCGCTCTTCGGAAGACGAGCGACCTGGATCATCACGGGACTCTTCTTCTTCGGCAGCATCGCGATCGGCCTGGCGATCAACGCGATCAGTCCGCTGCTCTCGTAG
- a CDS encoding NAD(P)-dependent alcohol dehydrogenase, with protein sequence MKAVIQTGYGSADVMELKELVRPTPGEGEVLVRVMAASLAAGEYFGMRGKPFPIRFYIGFPKPKKDFVVGIDFAGVVEAVGPNVTRFQPGDEVFGECHGSCAEYAVAGEGSIAPKPASLSFEQAAAVPTSACTALQALRDHGKVGPGQKVLINGASGGVGPFAVQVAKALGAEVTAVCSPRNVEMLRSIGADHVIDYTKEDFTKGSARYDVILDNVGSHSLSATRRVLTSTGLHVPSSGHAGMSWVIAATLAGAFVRQQVSPFIAATNTETLLALNELIEAGKVTPVVDRTYPLGESAQAFAYLDEGHARGKVVIAVKPA encoded by the coding sequence GGTGAGGTGCTCGTCCGCGTGATGGCGGCGTCCCTTGCCGCCGGCGAGTACTTCGGGATGAGGGGCAAGCCGTTCCCGATACGGTTCTACATCGGCTTCCCCAAGCCCAAGAAGGACTTTGTCGTTGGGATCGACTTCGCGGGGGTCGTCGAAGCGGTCGGCCCGAACGTGACCCGTTTCCAGCCCGGCGACGAGGTCTTCGGCGAGTGCCACGGCTCGTGCGCCGAGTACGCGGTCGCCGGGGAAGGCAGCATCGCGCCCAAGCCGGCGAGCCTCTCCTTCGAGCAGGCCGCAGCCGTTCCCACATCGGCCTGCACGGCGCTGCAGGCTCTTCGCGACCACGGCAAGGTCGGGCCCGGCCAGAAGGTGCTCATCAACGGCGCGTCGGGGGGCGTGGGGCCCTTCGCCGTACAGGTCGCCAAGGCGCTCGGCGCCGAAGTGACCGCTGTCTGCAGTCCGAGGAATGTGGAGATGCTCCGCTCCATCGGTGCCGACCACGTCATCGACTACACCAAGGAGGACTTCACCAAGGGGAGCGCGCGCTATGACGTGATCCTGGACAACGTGGGAAGCCACTCGTTGTCGGCCACGCGCCGCGTGCTCACGTCCACCGGGCTCCACGTTCCGAGCAGCGGTCACGCCGGCATGAGCTGGGTCATCGCAGCCACGCTGGCGGGGGCCTTCGTGCGACAGCAGGTGTCTCCGTTCATCGCCGCCACGAACACCGAGACCCTGCTTGCCCTCAACGAGCTCATCGAGGCAGGCAAGGTCACTCCGGTCGTCGATCGAACCTATCCCCTCGGCGAGAGCGCCCAGGCGTTCGCCTATCTGGACGAAGGGCATGCGCGCGGCAAGGTCGTCATCGCCGTGAAGCCTGCGTAG
- a CDS encoding type II CAAX endopeptidase family protein, protein MEAEGRFPHRFFVVTFAWSWLIWLPLVLAGAGVIPLGEDLVGPVTVAAVVLGAFGPAVGAFYSLRTSRGKGVIREYLRGLMDLRFGWWGWLTPPLVLGVTTWLAWILPELWGAPRLEMLLPSVWVFPPVLLLMVFLGGGQEELGWRGYILDPLEERLGPWRGNLVLGMVWAVWHVPLFFMPGTSQRYVPFVGFTLVLIGYSYLYAAVREAAGKRTMAGLVAHGWGNAFVPLFPTIVMAEGAAQPRYWIWAGLTLLAGVVAMVVRSRRAQSRLGSPGLPDGQTA, encoded by the coding sequence GTGGAAGCAGAAGGCCGATTCCCCCACCGGTTCTTCGTGGTCACGTTCGCGTGGTCGTGGCTGATCTGGTTGCCTCTGGTCCTTGCAGGGGCGGGTGTCATTCCACTCGGAGAGGACCTGGTTGGCCCCGTGACCGTGGCGGCGGTCGTTCTGGGCGCTTTTGGGCCCGCCGTCGGGGCGTTCTACTCGCTGCGGACATCGCGCGGTAAAGGCGTGATTCGCGAGTACCTCCGCGGCCTGATGGACCTTCGCTTCGGCTGGTGGGGGTGGCTCACGCCCCCGTTGGTGCTCGGCGTGACCACCTGGCTGGCGTGGATACTGCCGGAGCTGTGGGGAGCGCCGCGCCTCGAGATGCTCTTGCCCTCCGTGTGGGTCTTCCCGCCGGTCCTGCTGCTGATGGTCTTCCTCGGCGGCGGGCAGGAAGAACTGGGCTGGCGCGGTTACATCCTAGACCCGCTGGAGGAGCGACTGGGACCCTGGCGGGGCAACCTGGTGCTCGGGATGGTCTGGGCCGTGTGGCACGTGCCTCTGTTCTTCATGCCGGGGACCAGTCAGCGCTACGTGCCATTCGTCGGGTTCACGCTCGTCCTGATCGGCTACTCCTACCTCTACGCCGCGGTCCGCGAGGCCGCCGGCAAACGCACCATGGCGGGTCTCGTTGCCCATGGCTGGGGCAACGCGTTCGTTCCCCTGTTTCCCACGATCGTGATGGCCGAAGGAGCGGCTCAGCCGCGCTACTGGATCTGGGCGGGCCTTACGCTGCTGGCAGGTGTGGTCGCTATGGTCGTCCGGTCGAGAAGGGCACAAAGCAGACTCGGGAGCCCTGGCCTACCCGACGGTCAGACGGCATGA
- a CDS encoding helix-turn-helix transcriptional regulator, translating to MGKPTRVTNSIRTLRFAADEMTQSELASRVGVTRQTIIAIEQGRYSPSLEVAFKIAGVFGVPLDDVFHYPGEKS from the coding sequence ATGGGTAAGCCGACGCGGGTCACCAACAGCATCCGCACGCTCCGGTTCGCTGCCGACGAGATGACACAGTCGGAACTGGCCAGCCGGGTTGGCGTGACCAGACAGACCATCATCGCCATCGAGCAGGGCCGCTACTCGCCGTCGCTCGAGGTCGCGTTCAAGATCGCCGGCGTGTTCGGCGTGCCGCTCGACGACGTATTCCACTACCCGGGGGAGAAGTCATGA
- a CDS encoding glycosyltransferase, which produces MKAGLTVVIPTLNEAQRLPRLLDMLAAQTRPAEAIVVADAQSTDSTRAIAESRGAIVVEGGRPAAGRNAGAAVATTELILFLDADDEPDSGFIERAASEFLERELGCAAGQIEPVERNPANIFACDAANLYLLLMQHIAPHAPGFCILVRRDVHEAIGGFDEAIVLAEDHEYAQRAAKVAKFRVLRTAAIRTSMRRIEKEGLPLLAIKYLYCEMYAVTGRPIYDAPFEYEFAAFDEEAKGPRLLALPSLKEQLEKLAEPVAEVSADVRERLRALATDIPIDTFDTLLHDLAPDELRQLELYVARRVDVARRMPPIVLWRIRRKGETAWRRLTGR; this is translated from the coding sequence ATGAAGGCTGGCCTGACCGTGGTCATCCCTACCCTCAACGAGGCGCAGCGACTGCCTCGGCTGTTGGACATGCTTGCGGCCCAGACACGGCCGGCCGAGGCCATCGTCGTGGCCGACGCGCAGTCGACCGATTCCACACGCGCGATCGCCGAGAGCCGCGGAGCGATCGTGGTGGAGGGCGGTAGGCCTGCGGCCGGACGGAACGCGGGCGCCGCCGTAGCGACTACCGAGCTCATCCTCTTCCTCGACGCCGACGACGAACCGGACAGCGGGTTCATCGAACGGGCCGCGAGCGAGTTCCTCGAACGCGAGCTCGGCTGCGCCGCCGGACAGATCGAGCCGGTGGAGCGCAACCCGGCGAACATCTTCGCGTGTGACGCTGCGAACCTCTACCTGCTGCTCATGCAGCACATCGCGCCGCACGCCCCGGGCTTCTGCATCCTTGTACGGCGTGACGTGCATGAGGCGATCGGGGGATTCGACGAGGCGATCGTGCTGGCAGAGGATCACGAGTACGCGCAGCGAGCCGCGAAGGTGGCCAAGTTCCGTGTGCTCCGCACCGCCGCCATTCGAACCTCGATGCGTCGCATCGAGAAGGAAGGGCTGCCGTTGTTGGCCATCAAGTACCTCTACTGCGAGATGTACGCCGTCACCGGCCGACCGATCTACGACGCTCCATTCGAGTACGAGTTCGCGGCGTTCGACGAAGAAGCGAAGGGGCCGCGGCTCCTTGCTCTTCCGTCGCTGAAAGAGCAGCTCGAAAAGCTCGCCGAGCCCGTCGCCGAAGTGTCTGCGGATGTGCGAGAGCGGCTGCGAGCACTCGCCACGGATATCCCCATCGACACGTTCGACACGTTGCTGCACGACCTCGCGCCCGACGAGCTCCGGCAGCTGGAGCTCTACGTCGCCCGGCGTGTCGACGTCGCGCGCAGGATGCCGCCCATCGTGCTGTGGCGCATCAGGCGCAAGGGCGAGACTGCCTGGAGGCGTCTCACAGGACGATGA
- a CDS encoding ABC transporter ATP-binding protein — MLQSLKNDPSVRDRKVAPGTARRIMRYVRPYRWRLAVFLAFVTIDAAIVAIDPLIYRDIINRGILGGDAQRVILMAALVAGLSVINAGVLLVQRWAAMAVGQGLIYDLRTQVYAHVQRMGLAFFVRTQTGALVSRLDNDVVGAENALTNVLSSVIGNIIRVAFVLIAMFALSWRLTLLALVLLPLFALPARWLGRRIQAITREGYDLAAQMNTTMVERFNVAGALLVTLFGRAAEEDSTFAAKAGRVRDIAITRGLYGRIFFVSLTLTAALATALVYGWGGVLAVRGLLDVGTVVALTAYLGRLYAPLTALSNVHVDVMTALVSFERVFEVLDVEPLVPERAGAVAIPRGPARVEFDDVSFSYPTASEVSLASLESVSVPEAPSAHVVLRDISFVAEPGQLVALVGPSGSGKTTMSNLIPRLYDVRHGAVRIHGIDVRDATTESLRNVVSMVTQDPHMFHDTIRANLLYANPGATDDELRDALAGAQILPLVESLPEGLDTMVGDRGYRLSGGEKQRIAIARLLLKAPDVVVLDEATAHLDSESEVAVQRALKTALAGRTSIVIAHRLSTIRDADQILVISNGMIMEHGRHEELLEAGGLYAELYRTQFRSSTSEALDQPR, encoded by the coding sequence ATGCTGCAGTCGCTCAAGAACGATCCCTCGGTGAGGGACCGCAAGGTCGCGCCGGGCACCGCGCGCCGCATCATGCGTTACGTGCGGCCGTATCGATGGCGGCTCGCCGTCTTCCTGGCGTTCGTGACGATCGACGCTGCGATCGTGGCGATCGACCCGCTCATCTATCGCGACATCATCAACCGCGGCATCCTCGGTGGTGATGCGCAGCGGGTGATACTGATGGCCGCGCTCGTGGCCGGGCTGTCGGTGATCAACGCCGGAGTCCTGCTTGTCCAGCGGTGGGCCGCCATGGCGGTCGGGCAGGGCCTCATCTACGACCTGCGCACGCAGGTCTACGCGCATGTCCAGCGCATGGGGCTTGCGTTCTTCGTCCGCACGCAGACCGGCGCACTGGTGAGCCGTCTCGACAACGACGTCGTCGGTGCCGAGAACGCGCTCACCAACGTGCTCTCGAGCGTCATCGGCAACATAATCCGGGTGGCGTTTGTGCTCATCGCTATGTTCGCGCTGTCCTGGCGCCTGACGCTACTCGCGCTCGTGTTGCTACCGCTATTCGCGCTGCCGGCCCGATGGCTCGGGCGCCGCATCCAGGCCATTACACGAGAGGGTTACGACCTCGCGGCGCAGATGAACACCACGATGGTCGAGCGCTTCAACGTGGCCGGCGCGCTTCTCGTGACGCTCTTCGGCCGCGCTGCCGAGGAGGACAGCACCTTCGCGGCCAAGGCCGGACGCGTGCGCGATATCGCGATCACGCGAGGGCTGTACGGTCGCATCTTCTTCGTCTCGCTCACGCTCACCGCGGCTCTGGCCACGGCACTCGTCTACGGTTGGGGCGGGGTGCTCGCCGTGAGGGGGTTGCTCGACGTCGGTACCGTGGTGGCGCTCACCGCCTACCTCGGCCGTTTGTACGCGCCGCTCACCGCGCTATCGAACGTTCACGTGGACGTGATGACCGCGCTCGTGTCGTTCGAGCGCGTCTTCGAGGTGCTGGATGTCGAACCGCTCGTTCCCGAGCGTGCTGGAGCAGTCGCGATCCCGCGCGGACCGGCGCGCGTGGAGTTCGACGACGTGTCGTTCTCGTACCCGACGGCGAGCGAGGTTTCGCTCGCGTCGCTCGAGTCGGTCTCGGTACCCGAAGCGCCGAGCGCACACGTGGTGCTTCGTGACATCAGCTTCGTGGCCGAGCCGGGCCAGCTCGTGGCGCTTGTGGGCCCGTCGGGCTCGGGCAAGACCACGATGAGCAACCTCATCCCGCGTCTGTACGACGTGCGACACGGCGCGGTGCGCATTCACGGGATCGACGTGCGTGACGCCACGACCGAATCGCTCCGCAACGTGGTGAGCATGGTCACGCAAGACCCCCACATGTTCCACGATACGATCCGTGCCAACCTGCTCTACGCCAACCCGGGCGCGACCGACGATGAGCTGCGCGATGCACTCGCCGGCGCGCAGATCCTGCCGTTGGTCGAGTCTCTGCCGGAGGGCCTGGACACGATGGTCGGCGATCGTGGCTACCGTCTCTCCGGTGGCGAGAAGCAGCGGATCGCGATCGCACGGCTCCTGCTCAAAGCGCCGGATGTGGTGGTGCTCGACGAGGCGACCGCGCATCTGGATTCTGAGTCCGAGGTCGCGGTACAGCGTGCGCTCAAGACGGCCCTGGCCGGACGTACGTCGATCGTGATCGCACATCGGCTGTCCACGATCCGGGACGCCGATCAGATACTGGTGATCAGCAACGGGATGATCATGGAGCATGGGCGACACGAGGAGCTGCTCGAAGCGGGGGGACTCTACGCCGAGCTGTACCGGACGCAGTTCCGCTCAAGTACAAGCGAGGCACTCGATCAGCCGCGTTGA
- a CDS encoding phage holin family protein — MKFLLRMAVSAAAIFGVAYLSDGWLLKVDSFWPAAVIAAIVLALVNAIVKPIVSFFSLPVTFLTLGLFSLVINAGMLYLVAWVVDGVHTTGFIQTVLAAIVIAIVSSVAGALLSKED, encoded by the coding sequence ATGAAGTTCCTTCTTCGTATGGCCGTTTCGGCGGCCGCGATCTTCGGCGTTGCGTATCTGTCGGACGGCTGGCTGCTGAAGGTGGACTCGTTCTGGCCGGCTGCGGTCATCGCGGCTATCGTGCTCGCGCTCGTCAACGCGATCGTGAAGCCGATCGTGAGCTTCTTCTCGCTCCCGGTCACGTTCCTCACCCTCGGCCTGTTCTCGCTCGTGATCAACGCCGGCATGCTCTATCTCGTCGCGTGGGTCGTGGACGGTGTCCACACGACCGGCTTCATACAGACGGTCCTCGCCGCAATCGTCATCGCGATCGTAAGCTCGGTCGCCGGCGCGCTGCTCTCCAAGGAGGACTAA
- a CDS encoding DUF6463 family protein, translating into MKRWVGRSVAVIGVLHTIVGGMIFGFVLPGIIESGFFNTVGEGQPDARNAAFWFFFCGFLLILFGGLLDQTERSGTRIPAYVGWGFAAFAVVGAAMMPQSGFWLLLVPVAGIFLQRRSLVRPVATAAGLDLDVLPDSLAVVRLPADAPMPGWLSAGALTSITRTAEETSVVCDASAVPDGVQAECGWRAIAVRGPLDFDLTGLLLSLARPLAETGIPIFALSTYETDYVLVRESALDTALVVLSEAGHRVG; encoded by the coding sequence TTGAAACGATGGGTCGGCCGAAGCGTCGCGGTGATCGGCGTGCTCCACACGATTGTCGGCGGCATGATCTTCGGATTCGTGCTGCCGGGGATCATCGAGTCAGGGTTCTTCAACACAGTGGGCGAGGGTCAGCCCGATGCCAGGAATGCGGCGTTCTGGTTCTTCTTCTGCGGGTTCCTTCTGATACTCTTCGGCGGACTACTGGACCAGACGGAGCGGTCCGGCACGCGCATTCCGGCGTACGTGGGCTGGGGGTTTGCGGCTTTCGCTGTGGTGGGAGCGGCGATGATGCCGCAGTCGGGCTTCTGGCTCCTGTTGGTTCCCGTCGCTGGCATTTTCTTGCAGCGGCGGTCGCTTGTGCGTCCAGTAGCAACGGCCGCTGGGCTCGACCTTGATGTTCTCCCGGACTCGCTTGCCGTAGTCCGCCTCCCGGCGGATGCCCCGATGCCTGGATGGCTGTCGGCTGGCGCGCTGACGTCTATTACGCGAACTGCCGAGGAGACGTCTGTCGTGTGTGATGCCTCGGCCGTGCCGGATGGCGTTCAGGCCGAATGCGGGTGGCGGGCGATCGCCGTTCGCGGGCCACTCGACTTCGACCTCACCGGACTCCTGCTCTCGCTCGCGCGGCCGCTGGCCGAGACGGGAATCCCGATCTTCGCGCTTTCCACCTACGAAACTGACTATGTCCTCGTGCGTGAGTCTGCGCTCGACACCGCGTTGGTCGTACTCTCAGAAGCGGGGCATCGCGTCGGATAG
- a CDS encoding SDR family oxidoreductase, whose product MNTAITPNHSVLLLGGTGRTGGRVLKQLLDRGVAVRAIVRSASRLPEGVTGHPGLTVLEADVLSLSREEMLEQVRGCDAVISCLGHRTDLKGIFGAPHELVAPMVERACAAAAAVRPTEPIKVILMSTVAVHRSGGLDERRGAAGRAFMGILRALVPPAKDNQDAADFLIEHVDTESPFVQWVAVRPDTLVEGDVSEYALHESIVSSLAKPDDTNMANVAHFMCELVTEPAVWHAWQGKLPVIVNAARA is encoded by the coding sequence ATGAACACCGCTATCACGCCGAATCACAGCGTCCTACTGCTCGGCGGTACCGGGCGCACCGGCGGCCGCGTCCTGAAGCAGCTGCTCGACCGAGGGGTCGCCGTCCGCGCGATCGTACGGTCCGCCAGCCGGCTCCCCGAGGGCGTTACCGGGCATCCCGGGCTGACGGTGCTCGAGGCCGACGTGCTCTCGCTCTCCCGCGAGGAGATGCTCGAGCAGGTCCGCGGATGCGACGCGGTCATCAGCTGCCTGGGCCACAGGACCGACCTCAAGGGTATCTTCGGCGCTCCACACGAACTCGTCGCGCCCATGGTCGAGCGGGCATGCGCCGCGGCGGCCGCGGTTCGGCCGACCGAGCCCATCAAGGTCATCCTCATGAGCACCGTCGCGGTCCACCGGTCCGGCGGTCTCGACGAGCGCCGTGGCGCCGCCGGGAGGGCGTTCATGGGGATCCTCCGGGCTCTCGTCCCACCGGCGAAGGACAACCAGGACGCTGCCGACTTCCTGATCGAACACGTCGATACGGAGAGTCCCTTCGTCCAATGGGTGGCGGTCCGCCCCGACACGCTGGTGGAGGGCGACGTCTCGGAGTACGCGTTGCACGAGAGCATCGTGAGCAGTCTCGCCAAGCCGGACGACACCAACATGGCCAACGTCGCGCACTTCATGTGCGAGCTGGTCACAGAGCCGGCCGTGTGGCACGCGTGGCAGGGCAAGCTGCCGGTCATCGTCAATGCCGCCAGGGCATGA
- a CDS encoding type 1 glutamine amidotransferase encodes MRTHCLQHIAVEGPAYIAEWLAAGGHELTITRQYEGESLPEPSAVDLLVVMGGPMGANDDATVPWLAAEVAFIRDVIEAGTPVLGVCLGAQLVARALGAAVHPNPELEIGWFPVRSVAPASDDVFSFPAELTVFHWHGDTFELPEGAVLLASSDACANQAFQYGDRVIALQCHLEVTPVAVAGMTYLFAEHLRPAPHVQTEDEILEAPCVGYAVSNALMSEVLAFLTRERR; translated from the coding sequence ATGCGCACGCACTGCCTTCAACACATCGCGGTCGAGGGACCTGCGTACATCGCCGAGTGGCTTGCCGCAGGGGGCCACGAACTCACCATCACGCGCCAGTATGAGGGCGAGTCACTGCCCGAACCGTCGGCCGTGGACCTGCTCGTGGTCATGGGCGGGCCGATGGGGGCGAACGACGACGCCACCGTGCCATGGCTCGCCGCCGAGGTGGCGTTCATCCGCGATGTGATCGAAGCCGGCACGCCGGTCCTCGGTGTGTGCCTCGGCGCGCAACTCGTGGCCCGCGCGCTCGGCGCCGCCGTCCACCCGAATCCCGAGTTGGAGATCGGGTGGTTCCCCGTGCGATCCGTCGCGCCGGCGTCCGACGACGTGTTCTCATTCCCTGCCGAGCTGACGGTATTCCACTGGCACGGAGACACGTTCGAGCTGCCCGAAGGCGCTGTGCTGCTTGCGAGCAGCGATGCCTGCGCGAATCAGGCGTTCCAGTACGGCGACCGGGTGATCGCCCTGCAGTGCCACCTCGAGGTCACGCCGGTGGCCGTTGCGGGCATGACGTACCTGTTCGCCGAGCACCTTCGGCCGGCGCCACACGTGCAGACCGAGGACGAGATCCTGGAGGCCCCTTGCGTGGGCTACGCGGTCAGCAACGCGCTGATGAGCGAGGTACTGGCCTTTCTCACGCGCGAGCGCAGGTAG